In a single window of the Pyrococcus sp. NA2 genome:
- the proC gene encoding pyrroline-5-carboxylate reductase, with product MRVAIIGAGTIGSALAKALAESGYKVIATRRNVEKIRHLEKLGVKVERDNKLAARNAEIVFIAVKPNKVSQVLREIRDEISGKIVVSLAAGIPLKYLKKEAPEAKFVRAMPNIAILVKESFTAYSTEDLSEEEVKLIEEIFSSFGKCVRIEEEYMDAITGLSGSGPAYVTVFLEAMIYGGLRVGLPRELARIAAAQTLLGTAKLLIESDKHPAEIREMVITPGGTTIDGIFELEEGKIRTAIMKAIDAATKKSKLLSLKS from the coding sequence ATAAGGGTGGCCATAATAGGAGCTGGAACGATTGGAAGTGCCCTTGCCAAGGCATTGGCAGAAAGTGGATACAAGGTTATCGCCACGAGGAGGAACGTTGAGAAGATAAGACATCTAGAAAAACTAGGGGTGAAAGTTGAGAGGGACAACAAACTTGCCGCCAGAAATGCGGAGATAGTATTCATAGCTGTCAAACCAAACAAGGTGTCCCAGGTGCTTAGAGAGATAAGGGACGAGATCTCAGGCAAGATCGTTGTATCCCTCGCTGCGGGCATACCATTAAAGTACTTAAAGAAAGAGGCGCCAGAGGCCAAGTTCGTCAGGGCAATGCCAAACATAGCGATACTCGTCAAGGAATCATTTACGGCGTACTCTACCGAGGATCTCAGCGAAGAGGAAGTCAAACTGATCGAAGAGATATTCTCATCATTCGGGAAATGCGTTAGGATTGAGGAGGAATACATGGATGCAATAACAGGATTGAGCGGTTCAGGACCAGCTTACGTTACGGTATTCCTTGAGGCCATGATCTACGGGGGATTAAGGGTAGGACTACCCAGGGAATTAGCAAGGATTGCAGCTGCTCAGACCCTCCTTGGCACGGCAAAGTTGCTTATAGAATCAGATAAACACCCAGCAGAGATTAGAGAGATGGTGATAACTCCAGGAGGAACGACAATAGATGGAATATTCGAGCTGGAAGAGGGAAAGATAAGAACTGCAATAATGAAAGCAATAGATGCTGCAACCAAGAAATCGAAATTACTTTCATTGAAGTCTTGA
- a CDS encoding PIN domain-containing protein, with protein sequence MKKVWIVIPDTNFLFIPGQFNVDIISEFERILDVKYQVAIPNVVVEEIKKIIEEGKVRGRDLIAARMALKIAERFPTIYIGEFLSKPTDELIYDYAITHDNVIVCTNDKKLRKRLREAGVPVIFLRQKKKLEIEGMLE encoded by the coding sequence ATGAAAAAGGTATGGATAGTCATTCCCGACACGAATTTCCTATTCATTCCCGGGCAGTTTAATGTTGATATAATCTCGGAATTTGAGAGAATTCTTGATGTTAAATACCAAGTTGCAATACCAAATGTCGTAGTTGAGGAGATAAAGAAGATAATTGAGGAAGGAAAGGTTAGGGGAAGGGATTTAATTGCAGCGAGGATGGCCCTAAAAATAGCGGAGAGGTTTCCGACAATATATATTGGTGAGTTTCTCTCCAAGCCAACTGATGAATTGATTTATGACTATGCAATAACCCACGACAATGTGATAGTATGCACGAACGATAAGAAGCTTAGAAAAAGGTTAAGGGAGGCTGGTGTTCCGGTCATATTTCTGAGACAGAAAAAGAAACTTGAAATCGAGGGAATGTTAGAATGA
- the trpC gene encoding indole-3-glycerol phosphate synthase TrpC, which produces MVIFGLSRAIRRSSKNAIIAELKVYSPKYGDLLRGRDPLEILRKYERAGAVGISYITDPKYFKGSFDFFRKLCQETELPVLRKDFIKTKEEIERTAEAGGSAILLITRLLKDDLPEFVDYAREHGLDTLVEVHTLEELRIAIQTNSTMIGINNRDIGKLELDDGNVSLTEKLAPLIPDRYVKVSESGISTIEDLKRALRVADAALIGTALMKAEDPEELLRKFVEVEIC; this is translated from the coding sequence GTGGTGATTTTTGGGTTAAGTAGAGCCATTAGAAGGAGTTCAAAGAACGCAATTATAGCGGAGCTGAAGGTCTATTCTCCAAAATACGGAGATCTTCTAAGAGGGAGGGATCCCCTAGAAATTTTGAGAAAGTATGAGAGAGCCGGAGCGGTCGGAATATCATACATAACTGATCCAAAGTACTTTAAGGGAAGTTTTGACTTCTTCAGGAAACTTTGCCAGGAAACTGAATTACCCGTGCTCAGAAAGGATTTCATAAAGACTAAGGAGGAGATAGAGAGAACTGCAGAAGCTGGAGGGTCAGCGATACTACTGATCACCAGGCTTCTCAAAGATGATTTACCAGAATTCGTTGACTACGCGAGAGAACATGGATTGGACACACTGGTTGAGGTGCATACACTTGAGGAACTCAGGATCGCCATACAGACGAATTCAACGATGATCGGGATAAACAATAGGGACATTGGAAAGCTTGAACTTGATGATGGTAACGTTTCTTTAACCGAAAAACTTGCTCCTCTAATTCCAGATAGGTACGTGAAGGTTAGTGAAAGCGGCATATCAACAATTGAGGACTTAAAGAGGGCCCTAAGGGTTGCAGATGCAGCCCTAATTGGAACCGCCTTGATGAAGGCAGAAGATCCCGAAGAGCTTCTCAGAAAATTTGTGGAGGTTGAGATATGCTAG